TTGCTGTTCCAGAACCCGTTCAACGCGCATCATCAGGTAATGATCGGTCGGATTCCGAACCGAGAAAGAACGGTTCCGCGCATCGATGGTCACAAACGGTAGCAGCCGGCGGATGGTCGGCAGGTCAAAATCCGGGACGGCCTGCAGTTCGTAGACGGACAGGAAATTGCCGAAGCTGGCCCGGTACTCAAACAGGCTGTTAAGCTGCCGTTCAGTCAGCAGGTACGTAGCCGAAAGTTCGTCGCGGGTGAGGGTGTTGAGGTCAAGCGGACTGGCGTAAAGCTGGTACAGATTTTCGTAAACCGTAGGGTAGTCGATGCCCTCGGTTTGTACCGGAAACAGATTCTGGATAAAATCGCTGAGGTTGGTTTCGCGCCGACGGTATTCCTGCGCCCCGGCAAACGAACCGAGCAGCAGGAAACCGCCAAGCAACCAACAGGTGAAATGGTAGTTCAAATCGTCGTTACAAGTGGGAAGGCCGCACGTTTGCCGGACGGCCCGGTCCGGCTGAAAGAAGGTTTCTTTCAGTTACTTATGACGACGTAAGTGGGTAGAGGACACACCATTGGAACGGTTTTCTAGCTGATTAGTCTGCCCGATTGATGACATCAACCAGATCCTGGAGATTTTTCTGCTGTTCTTTGGTCACCTTCGGATACTCCATTTTCAGGCTCCGCAGCGTTTCGGCCACGACTTTAGCCACAATTAGCCGCATGTTTTTCTTGTCGTCGGCCGGAATGATGTACCAGGGCGCTTTTTCGGTGGCGGTTTCGTTGATCGCTTCTTCGTAAGCCTGCATGTATTGTTTCCAGAAGCCGCGTTCGACTACGTCCTGGTTGTCGAATTTCCAGTTTTTCGACGGGTCTTCGATTCGGGAAATCAGCCGTTCGGCCTGTTCTTTTTTCGATACGTTCAGGAAAAATTTCAGCACCGGAAAGCCGTTGCGAATCAGGTAGGTTTCGAAATTCCGGATGTCCTTGTAGCGTTGCTTCCAGAGTTTATCCAGGTTGGCGGTTCGTTCGTCGGGTAACCGCTGGCTCTGGGTTAAAATATCGGGATGGACTTTAACGACCAGTACCTCTTCGTAATACGAACGGTTGAAAATACCGATGGTGCCCCGTTCGGGCAGGTTGATCATGCTACGCCAGAGAAAATCGTGATCCAGTTCCGCGTCGTTGGGCCGTTTGAACGAATGCACACGCAACCCCAGCGGATTAACCCCCGAAAAAACATGCTGGATGGTGCTGTCTTTGCCGGCGGCATCCATCGCCTGAAAAATCGTAACCATTCCGTAGCGGTTGTGGGCAAACATGGTTTCCTGGAACTCATTCAGTTCGGACGTCAGGTTGCGCAGTATAATCTCGTAATGCTCCTTATTTTCGTATAGATCGTCGATTTTTGTGGGGGCGTCAGCGATGGAAAATTTCTTAGATTCGTGGCCCGAGAAACGGAACTGTTCAATGGCTAGCGCTAGGGACTCAGTCATAGATTCTGTAAGGATTGTGGTAAACACGGAGTTCATCGAACCGTCTTAAAACAGAATCTGTTTTACTTAAAAACCGTCGGACCGATTTCCGCGTAAGTACAGGATCGGGAACTCGTATTTGTTATACGGGTGTAAACCTTTCAACATCGAACTATGTTCAAACCAGTGCAACTGAAACGTCTTACAGCCTGGCTGATGGCACTGCTGCCCATCGTGCCCCTGTTGTCGTGTGGTCAATCCTCAAAACAATCATCATCCGAACGAAAAACCAAAATTATGAATACCAGCAACACTGCATCTACCGCCCCGGGAATGGAAAAAGCAACTTTCGGAACCGGCTGCTTCTGGTGTACGGAAGCCATGTTTGAATCTCTGGACGGCGTTTCGGAAGCGGTTTCGGGCTACGAAGGCGGCACCAA
This Larkinella insperata DNA region includes the following protein-coding sequences:
- a CDS encoding PPK2 family polyphosphate kinase; its protein translation is MTESLALAIEQFRFSGHESKKFSIADAPTKIDDLYENKEHYEIILRNLTSELNEFQETMFAHNRYGMVTIFQAMDAAGKDSTIQHVFSGVNPLGLRVHSFKRPNDAELDHDFLWRSMINLPERGTIGIFNRSYYEEVLVVKVHPDILTQSQRLPDERTANLDKLWKQRYKDIRNFETYLIRNGFPVLKFFLNVSKKEQAERLISRIEDPSKNWKFDNQDVVERGFWKQYMQAYEEAINETATEKAPWYIIPADDKKNMRLIVAKVVAETLRSLKMEYPKVTKEQQKNLQDLVDVINRAD